The uncultured Trichococcus sp. DNA segment AACAAAAGCCATAGTTAGGGGATGCCTCCTTATTTTTTAAAAAGAATTGACGATGAGTGAGTATTTACTCACCTTTTGATTATTCAAGTATAGCGATTCGGGAACGGGCTGTCAATGCTATTGCTTATCGGGGCTGAGGCCTTTGACGATCTGCTTGGTCAAATAAGCGATTTCGGCTTCTTTGTCGCGCTTCGTATCCGTGAAAAGGACGTAGTGGGTCAGATGGTTGCCGAAGAGGATGCTCATGATGAATTGCCAAATGACTGGATTAGGCCAATCAACGATCTCGTTTTTTTCTTTGTAGCCATCGAGGATTGCATAAATTCCTTCTATCAAGTCCGTTGGGATCATGGTGATGAATTCTTGGCAACGCTGTTTGTCGTACATCATTTCGCTGATGAAAATTTTGCCGGATTGGAAATGTTCTTCCGGCATCATAACATCCTTGCGCACAATGAATTCCACGAACCGCTCAAATGGCGCATTCTCTGCAGAATTGCGGAACTGCTGCACTTGGGCGAGCGCTTCCGCTGAGATGATGTCGCGCAGAATCGGGAAAATCGTAGCGTAAAGCAGGTTTTCCTTGGTCCCGAAATGCTTGTAGATGGTCCCTTCGGCAACATTGGCTGCTTTTGCGATATCCTTTGTGCTGGTGTTGGAAAATCCTTTCGTAGAGAACAGCACCACGCAAGCATCCAGGATGTCCTGCATCTTGGGGGACAAACCCTCTTTACTGCGAATTTTTTGTTTTAAAGCTTCCACAAACTTTTCCATTTAACGTATGCTCCTCTTGGGTGATGTTGCCTCCATAGTACTCGGACCCGCGGATTATTGCAAGTCGGCATCATGACTTGTTATTTTTCGCGAAATACATGTGATAAACCGCTGAAAAGGTGCTAAGATGAAAGTATGATGAGAACTGGAGGAGAAAAGATGCATAAAAATAAACTTGTTGTGGTGGGTGTGGGGCATGTAGGCTCATATGTGTTAGCGGATGCGATGAAATTGCGGCTATTTGCGGAAATAGCGACGATCGATATTCTGGAGAATGTTGCCTATGGGGAAGCTTTGGATCAGGCACATGCGACCGCGTTGACCTATATGTCCAATGTGGATGTCCATGCCGGCGATTACGTCGATTGCGCGGATGCAGATGTCATCATCATCGCGGCCGGCCCGAGTGTCCTGAAAGATGACAACAATCCGAATGCCATCCCGGATCGCGCCTCCTTGACCGGGAAAAATGCGGCGGTCATCCGTGAAGTCATGGCGGAAATCACCAAATATACAAAAGAGGCTATCATCATTCTGATCACGAATCCATTGGACACGGTAACCTATATCGCGGCCAGCGAATTCGATTATCCGGAAGGCCGGATTTTCGGGACCGGCACGATGCTGGATTCGGCCCGTCTGCGCAAAGTGATTTCGCAACAATACGGCGTCGATCCTAAGAGCGTGACCGGCTACATGATGGGCGAACACGGATTCACTGCCTTCCCGGTGGTGAGCCGGTTGGCCATAAACGGCATCCGTTATGATGAGTTCGCAAGCCATTTCCCGGAAGTGGAGACATTGGATCCCGAAGCGATCGGGGAGGCCGTCGTGAAGTCGGCCTATGATGTCCTGAACGGGAAAGGCTGGACGAACGCCGGGGTCGCCCAAGCCGCCATCACCTTGGCGCAAGCGGTCCTGTTGGATGAAAAGAGCGTCCACCCCGTCTGCACAATTCTGCGTGGGCAGTACGACCATGACGGCGATGTGGCCTTGAGCATGCCTTGCCTGATTGGCCGCAACGGCGTGGAAAAACAATTCGGCATCGCATTGAATGAGTGGGAAACAACCAAACTCAACGCTTCCATCGACTACATCCAGTTGGCGATGAAGGATGCGAAGACGGGTCCGTTCAAAGCGTAAGAGCGAGGGCATAGCGGAAAGCTATGCCCTTTTTTGAGTGTCGGATGTTTTGCTGCGACGGCCTCAAAGGCATCGCAAAATTTGACAAAGGTACGTCTGGATATCCATAATTAAGATAAGCAAACTGTACGATTTCATCGGGAATACATTTAGAAATATCGTGGGTGCAAAGGATAGGAGCTGGGAGGGGGAAGGTTTCGGAAAATGAGAATGCTATCCGATCATCCGAATGCCTGAAAGGAGTGGCAAAAATGAAATTCAAAGACGCATTTTGGAAAGCCTACAAAGGAATGGGGCGCTCCATCAGTCGTTATCCACTGACAGTGGTTTTTTTGATCGCGGTCGCAGTGTTGAACAGCTTCATGATCGAAAATCCGCGCGAGGATTATGCCCGTTATCTGTTCACTTTTTTAGTCGGTGCCATGCTGAGCATCGTCGGCCAAATGGTTTACGAAAGGTTCTTTACGCAACTGAATGCCCGCTATCTGCTGATGGGCGGAGCCGTGCTGCTAACGACCGGCTATTACTTCGCGGTCGGGCCGCAGACACAGTACAATATCGCCATAAGTGTCAAAACGGGTGTGGCACTGTTCGCTCTCATGATCGCTTTTATTTGGATACCATCGATCAAAAGTGTGAAGGTGCCTTTCCACCGGAGTTTTTTGTCGGCTCTGAAAGCCTTCTTTACGACCGTGCTTTTTTCATCAGTGTTGGCAGCCGGCATCAGCGCTATTTTTTACGCCACTGATTATCTTCTTTTCAACGTCGATTACAAGATTCTCACGCATCTTCTGAATATCGTCGGCTCCTTGTTCGCGCCGATTTATTTCTTGTCGATGACGCCGCTGTATCCGGGCAAACGCGAAGAATTGATTCCGGATGAGGCGTGGGCGAAGCGCGGGGAAACGCTGGACCGCCAATTTATGGTGCCGCGCTTCCTGGAAGTTCTGATTTCCTACATCATCATCCCTTTGACGGCCATTTATACGTTGATTCTCGTGATCTATGTCGTCATGAACATCGGAGGGGAATTCTGGACAGACAATCTTCTGGAGCCGCTGCTTGTTTCCTATGCGATCATCGTCATCATCGTCTATATCCTCGCCTGCAATCTCGAGAATAAATTTGCCGATCTGTTCCGCAAGATTTTCCCTAAAATCCTGATTCCGATCGTCGTCTTCCAGACCATCGCCTCCTTCCTGAAAATCAGGGAGATGGGCGTCACGCATGGTCGCTACTATGTCATCCTGTTCGGCATCTTCGCGACGATAGCCGGGGTTATCTTCAGTTTCATGAAACCGAAGCATAATGGTTTGATCGCCATCGCCTTGCTTGCGCTGTCGGCCATTTCCATCATTCCGCCGATCGACGCCTTTACCGTCAGCAAGAACAACCAGATCAGCTTTTTGGAACGGAAACTAATGGAAAATGATATGTTGGTGAACAATGCAATCGTTCCGAAAAGCGACGTTTCCCTCAACGATAAGATCGTCATCACCAAGGTCGCTTCCTACATCGAAAACATGGGCTACAATAAAGAGGTGGCCTATCTGCCGAGCGACTTCAATGTCTACAGCGATTTCAGCGATACTTACGGATTCGACATGACCTATTCCGAAACGGAGTACCCGCGAGGGGAGGGCGAGTTTGTCTATCTGAACTGGGATGCTGATCCCGTCGTTGGAATTGAGGGCTTCGATGTCATGGTTCACCAGTACCTTTACTACTCTCAGGTCGAATCGAGCACTGCCGAAACTACTGATTTTGAAGCGAATGGCCAACAATACCAATTGGAAAAGAGACTGGATGACGAGTACTATATTCTGACTTTGAAGGATGCGGCAGGACAGGAACTGATCGCCTACAATACCCGGGAAGTGTACGATACCATTTTCGAGCAATCTCCGACTTCCGGCTTCGATAAAGGGAATCTGACGATCGAGGATGCGACGATTACTACCGAAAATGACCGCATCAGAATGGCTATTTTGGTCAATTCCTTGGAACGCATGCCGGATTTCGTCGGCGGAGATCTTTACCTCTTCATTGAATTCAAGTAAGTCTTTCAGGAAGAATGCTTTCGGAGTCCCGGTTACGCACAGGCGGCGTAACCGGGGCTTTTTTTTTTTGTGCCAAAGGACATGTAAGGAATAGTGACGCCGGGAAAACGCTATTACTTAGGATTACGGGGTTGGATTTTGATTCCGTGTGAGGTTTTGTAACCAATTTTGTTATGGGAAATTCGACAAAAGCCGGAAATCTCGTTATAGTTAGTTTCATAATTGAAATGCACCCTAGAACGAGGTGCTGATCCGACTTTTGCGTGACCAAAGCTCACGTGAGGAGGAAAGGAGAGATAGTATGGTGTACGGGATGGAGATTGAAGGAAACAAAAAAATATATGATTTCGAAGCGGTCATCAGCAGAAAAGATAAAGGCTCCGTGAAATGGCAACAGATGTATCAATGGATGCCGGATGTAGCCGATGATGTGGTGCCGCTGACGGTGGCGGACATGGAATTCAGGACTGCGCCCGAAATCACCAAAGGCCTCCAGGAATATCTGGAAGACAACATATTGGGTTACAGTGTACCCACCGAAGGCTATTACCAATCAGTCATCGATTGGCAACGGCGCCGGCATAATTTTGAGGTGGATAAGGACTGGATTCTGACCAGTCCCGGCGTCGTCTCTGCCTTGTATGCGGCGGTCAGGGCCTATACCCAGCCGGGAGAGGGAGTCATCATCATGACGCCGGTCTATTATCCTTTCTTTGGGGCCGTCGAAAACGCGGGACGGAAAATCGTCAGGAATCCGCTCTTGAATCGCGCGGACGACTATACGATCGACTTTAAAGGGCTTGAGCACCTCTGCCGCAAGAAGGAGAACAAGCTGATCATCTTCTGCAGCCCGCATAATCCGGTCGGAAGGGTCTGGACGGAAGAAGAGCTGGCCCGTTTAGCGGATATCGTGCTGCGCTATGACATGGTCATCGTCGCGGATGAAATCCATCACGACC contains these protein-coding regions:
- a CDS encoding TetR/AcrR family transcriptional regulator, giving the protein MEKFVEALKQKIRSKEGLSPKMQDILDACVVLFSTKGFSNTSTKDIAKAANVAEGTIYKHFGTKENLLYATIFPILRDIISAEALAQVQQFRNSAENAPFERFVEFIVRKDVMMPEEHFQSGKIFISEMMYDKQRCQEFITMIPTDLIEGIYAILDGYKEKNEIVDWPNPVIWQFIMSILFGNHLTHYVLFTDTKRDKEAEIAYLTKQIVKGLSPDKQ
- a CDS encoding L-lactate dehydrogenase, which codes for MHKNKLVVVGVGHVGSYVLADAMKLRLFAEIATIDILENVAYGEALDQAHATALTYMSNVDVHAGDYVDCADADVIIIAAGPSVLKDDNNPNAIPDRASLTGKNAAVIREVMAEITKYTKEAIIILITNPLDTVTYIAASEFDYPEGRIFGTGTMLDSARLRKVISQQYGVDPKSVTGYMMGEHGFTAFPVVSRLAINGIRYDEFASHFPEVETLDPEAIGEAVVKSAYDVLNGKGWTNAGVAQAAITLAQAVLLDEKSVHPVCTILRGQYDHDGDVALSMPCLIGRNGVEKQFGIALNEWETTKLNASIDYIQLAMKDAKTGPFKA
- a CDS encoding DUF4153 domain-containing protein, whose product is MKFKDAFWKAYKGMGRSISRYPLTVVFLIAVAVLNSFMIENPREDYARYLFTFLVGAMLSIVGQMVYERFFTQLNARYLLMGGAVLLTTGYYFAVGPQTQYNIAISVKTGVALFALMIAFIWIPSIKSVKVPFHRSFLSALKAFFTTVLFSSVLAAGISAIFYATDYLLFNVDYKILTHLLNIVGSLFAPIYFLSMTPLYPGKREELIPDEAWAKRGETLDRQFMVPRFLEVLISYIIIPLTAIYTLILVIYVVMNIGGEFWTDNLLEPLLVSYAIIVIIVYILACNLENKFADLFRKIFPKILIPIVVFQTIASFLKIREMGVTHGRYYVILFGIFATIAGVIFSFMKPKHNGLIAIALLALSAISIIPPIDAFTVSKNNQISFLERKLMENDMLVNNAIVPKSDVSLNDKIVITKVASYIENMGYNKEVAYLPSDFNVYSDFSDTYGFDMTYSETEYPRGEGEFVYLNWDADPVVGIEGFDVMVHQYLYYSQVESSTAETTDFEANGQQYQLEKRLDDEYYILTLKDAAGQELIAYNTREVYDTIFEQSPTSGFDKGNLTIEDATITTENDRIRMAILVNSLERMPDFVGGDLYLFIEFK
- a CDS encoding MalY/PatB family protein, with amino-acid sequence MVYGMEIEGNKKIYDFEAVISRKDKGSVKWQQMYQWMPDVADDVVPLTVADMEFRTAPEITKGLQEYLEDNILGYSVPTEGYYQSVIDWQRRRHNFEVDKDWILTSPGVVSALYAAVRAYTQPGEGVIIMTPVYYPFFGAVENAGRKIVRNPLLNRADDYTIDFKGLEHLCRKKENKLIIFCSPHNPVGRVWTEEELARLADIVLRYDMVIVADEIHHDLIMPGYEHKVFQTLSHAVAERTITCTSPSKTFNLAGLCTSNIIIKNEALRKKMSDALGSVACGMVGTLGLEGCRIAYNEAEQWLDHLIPVIDRNQHLVRDFFAANFPKITAPLVEGTYLQWVNFKALGLSAEELERFMREEAQFFTDEGYIFGEEGEGYERINLAAPTKVIEDTLDRLGEALYRIYDKR